A window of Perognathus longimembris pacificus isolate PPM17 chromosome 6, ASM2315922v1, whole genome shotgun sequence contains these coding sequences:
- the LOC125352305 gene encoding cystatin 10-like — MARTLRLLLGTLAIALSLNLAACSHTKDKQKALGGVEAADASDKEVQQMVDFSLRVYNEENNDLYYSRAVKVLSARQQVVNGMMYYLQIQVGRTTCTKSQSYLADCPFREQPAQQKKEICSFVVYTVPWLHEISMEDYSCHSA; from the exons ATGGCAAGAACCCTACGCCTCCTGCTGGGCACCTTGGCTATAGCCTTGTCCTTGAACCTGGCAGCCTGCTCTCACACTAAGGAcaagcagaaagccctgggtGGCGTGGAGGCAGCTGATGCCAGTGATAAGGAGGTGCAGCAGATGGTGGACTTCTCACTCAGAGTTTACAATGAGGAGAACAATGACCTGTACTACAGCCGGGCAGTGAAGGTGCTAAGCGCCAGGCAGCAG GTTGTGAATGGAATGATGTACTACCTGCAAATACAAGTGGGCCGGACCACATGTACCAAGTCCCAGTCCTACTTGGCTGACTGTCCTTTCCGTGAGCAGCCGGCTCAGCAGAAG AAAGAAATCTGCTCCTTTGTGGTCTACACTGTACCCTGGTTGCATGAAATCTCCATGGAAGATTACAGCTGTCACAGTGCCTAA